The Fusobacterium sp. SYSU M8D902 nucleotide sequence TTTAAATGGAGTGGATTGGTTTAGAGAGGTAGGAACTGAAAAATCACCTGGAACGAAAGTTTTTGCTCTATCTGGAAAGATAAATAATGTTGGATTAGTTGAGGTTCCAATGGGAATTAGCTTGAGAGAGATTATCTTTGAAATTGGTGAAGGAATTAAGGGTGGAAAAAAATTTAAAGCTGTTCAAACAGGTGGACCTTCAGGAGGATGTTTAAATGAGGATGATTTAGATACTCCAATTGATTTTGATAGCTTGGCAAGTAAGGGAGCTATTATGGGATCGGGAGGAATGGTTGTAATGGATGAAGATGATTGTATGGTATCTGTTGCAAAATTTTTTCTAGAATTTACCTTAGATGAATCTTGTGGAAAGTGTACACCTTGTAGAATTGGAAATACAAGATTGTATGAGATATTGGATAGAATAACTCAAGGAAAAGGAAAATTAAAGGATTTAGCATTATTGAAAGAATTATCAGAAGCGATAAAAGTAACTTCATTATGTGGATTGGGACAGACGTCTTCTAATCCAGTATTATCTACTTTAGATAAATTTTATAATGAGTATATAGATCATGTTATTGAAAAAAGATGTACTGCTAAGGTATGTCAAAAATTGATAACTTATGTAATTACAGATGCATGTAGAGGATGTACAGCTTGTACTAGAGTTTGTGCTGTTAAAGCTATTGACGGTAAGGTAAGAGAAAAACACACTATTGATACAGAGAAATGTGTAAGGTGTGGAGCTTGTATGTCAACTTGTAGATTCAATGCAATTATAAAATTATAATGGAATAGGTGAAGTTATATGAAGATGATAAGACTTAGAATAGATGGAAAATTAGTAGTAGCACCTGAAGGAACTACAATTTTAAATGCTGCCTTAAAAGCTGGAATATACATACCACATCTGTGTTATATGGAGATGAAAGAGGTAGGGTATAAAAATGATTGTGCTTCTTGTAGAATTTGTGTTGTTCAAGTCAAAGGAATGAGTAGATTAGTTCCCTCTTGTACCACTCCAATAAAGGAGAAGATGGAAGTTATAACCAACTCTCCAGAAGTTATGCATAAGAGAAGAGTTGTTTTAGAGTTGATGTTATCAGATCACCCCAAAGATTGTTTGATCTGTGGAAAAAATGGAGAGTGTGAATTACAGAAATTAGCAATCTCATTTGGAATTAGAGAGATGAGATTTGAAGGTAAAGAGGGAAGATATGATAAACAATACTCTGTTGCAATAACTAGAGATACAACTAAATGTATTATGTGTAGAAGATGTGAAACAATGTGTGAAAATATCCAAGGTTGTGGAATATTAACAGGTGTTGATAGAGGCTTTAATGTCATTGTAAATACTGCCTTTAATCGAAATCTTCTAGAGACAGATTGCACCTTCTGTGGTCAGTGTGTAGCTGTTTGTCCAGTGGGAGCTCTGTATGAAACTGATAATACTTTTAGATTGGTAGAAGATCTGATGAATCCAAATAAAAAAGTTATTGTACAGGTTGCTCCAGCAGTAAGAGTAGCAATAGGAGAGCTTTTTGGAGTGGAGCCAGGTATAGATATGACTCCTAAATTGGTAACTGCTCTTAGAAAATTAGGTTTTGATGCAGTTTTTGATACAAATTTTGCTGCTGATGTAACTATTATTGAGGAGGCAACAGAACTAAAAGAAAGAGTTTTATCTAAATTAAAGGGTGAAAAAGGTGTGAAATTACCATTATTTACCTCATGTTGTCCTGCTTGGATAAGATTTGTAGAGCTTAATTACCCAGAATTGAGAGATAATCTATCCAGTACAAAATCTCCACAACAAATTTTTGGAGCAATTTCCAAAGAGTTTTGGACAAGAGAGAAGGAGATAGAAAGAAAAGATTTAATCTGTGTTTCAATAATGCCTTGTACAGCTAAAAAGTATGAAGCCTCAAGGGAGGAGCTTGCAACAGATGGTATACCAGATGTAGATTATTCTATAACAACAAGGGAGTTAGGACGTTTATTTAAACAGTATAATATAGATCTTCTGGAGATGCAGGATGAGGAATTCGATTCTCCATTGGGTGAGTCAACAGGAGCAGCTGATA carries:
- a CDS encoding NADH-dependent [FeFe] hydrogenase, group A6, which encodes MKMIRLRIDGKLVVAPEGTTILNAALKAGIYIPHLCYMEMKEVGYKNDCASCRICVVQVKGMSRLVPSCTTPIKEKMEVITNSPEVMHKRRVVLELMLSDHPKDCLICGKNGECELQKLAISFGIREMRFEGKEGRYDKQYSVAITRDTTKCIMCRRCETMCENIQGCGILTGVDRGFNVIVNTAFNRNLLETDCTFCGQCVAVCPVGALYETDNTFRLVEDLMNPNKKVIVQVAPAVRVAIGELFGVEPGIDMTPKLVTALRKLGFDAVFDTNFAADVTIIEEATELKERVLSKLKGEKGVKLPLFTSCCPAWIRFVELNYPELRDNLSSTKSPQQIFGAISKEFWTREKEIERKDLICVSIMPCTAKKYEASREELATDGIPDVDYSITTRELGRLFKQYNIDLLEMQDEEFDSPLGESTGAADIFGRTGGVLEAAIRTLYEWLSDGKLEDLDFVNLRGFQEVRVAEIEVTGIKLKVAVVHGLGAARKLIEDIKSGKEYFDAIEVMACKGGCVGGSGQPYHHGNFEIVKKRAEGLQDIDYHKELRESNENESVMKLYDRYIGEANNEVAHRLLHTHYFDRKEK